TACCTGGAAGTTTATGCTCAAGCTTACTTGGATTATCGGTATAGGAGCAGCTATGACCAATATTATATGGCTTTACTTAAAATAAGAAAGAGTATCCATTAGAGGAGTGGAACAATGGGAATAATAGAAAAATCACGTAAAAAATCACCATGGATTATACATTACGATTGCACAAGCTGCAACGGATGCGATATAGAGACATTGGCATGCCTCACACCCCTGTATGACGTTGAGCGTTTTGGAATAGTCAACGTAGGTAACCCAAAGCACGCTGATGTACTTGTTGTGACCGGATCGGTCAATAAAAGAAATGTCCGCGTGCTAAGGAATATTTATGAGCAAATGCCTGAGCCCAAAGCTGTGGTAGCAGTGGGAGCATGTGCATGTACAGGCGGAGTTTTCAAGGAATGCTATAATGTGTTGGGCGGAGTAGAAAATGTTTTACCTGTTGATGTTTATGTACCGGGGTGCTGTCCAAGACCGGAAGCCATAATGGACGGTATAGTAATGGCACTTGAAAAGATCAACGATAAAGCAAAGAGTAAGAAATAAACAGTATCATTAAGGGATTTAACTAGAATTGGCCTTTGGAGGATTTTATGATAGAGAATGCTTTTGATATATCAAAAGAGCTGCTTCATATAGAAGTACAGGACTCTAAAATTAACGGTTACAGATTTGTAACCGCTACCTGTGTCGATTTGGGTAACGGAACATTTGATGTACTTTACCATTTCGACAAAGATCTAGAACTCAAAAATTACAGAGTAAACGTTAAAAAGGAAGATGAGCTTCCAAGCATCTCAAACATTTATTTTTCAGCCCTATTGGTGGAAAACGAGATGAAAGAGTTGTTCGGACTCAATGTTACAAATATAGCTATCGACTACGGCGGACATATGCTCCTTTCTGATGAAGAGCTTAATTCACCAATGGCTAAGCAACAGATCGTAATCGAGCAGAGGAAGGGGGATAAATAAAATGGGTAATACAGTTATACCTTTTGGGCCACAGCATCCTGTACTTCCTGAACCGTTGCACTTAAAGCTTGTCATGGAGGATGAAGTTATAGTAGAAGCTATTCCTGCTATAGGATATGTTCATAGAGGGTTGGAGAAGCTTACTGAAGTAAAAGAGTTTACTCAGAATGTCTTTATTGTTGAAAGAATATGCGGTATTTGCAGTATGATGCATGCTCAGGCGTATTGCCAGGGTGTAGAAACACTTATGAACCTTCAGATTCCCGATAGGGCAAAATATCTGCGTGTTATCTGGGCAGAGCTCCACAGACTTCACAGTCATCTTCTATGGCTGGGGCTTTTAGCTGATGCATTTGGATTTGAAAGCCTTTTCATGCAGGTTTGGAGAAACAGGGAAAAGGTAATGGATATAATGGAAGAAACTGCGGGAGGCAGGGTTATAATCTCAGTCAATGCTATCGGAGGTACCAGAAGGGACATGTCCCCTGAGGCCCTGAGAAAAGTAGCAGTTATTGTAGATGAAATAAAAGAAGATATGATGCAGCTGGAAAAAGTGTTTATGGCTGACTATACAGTAAAACACAGGCTTGTGGGCGTTGGTGTTTTGGATTCTGCCATAGCATATGAATTAGGTGCGGTAGGTCCCATGGCAAGAGCCAGCGGAATCAAACAAGACTTTAGAACAACAGGTTATGCTGCTTATGGAGAACTGGATTTTGAGCCGATTGTTGAAACTGATGGAGACAGTTACGCAAGAACAATGGTAAGGCTTAGAGAGGTTTACCAGTCGGTTGATCTTATCAAGCAGGCAATCGAAAAAATACCGGACGGAGAGATTAGTGTTCCTGTAAAGGGTATGCCAAACGGAGAGGTTATTTCAAGGGTTGAGCAGCCCAGAGGTGAGGTTCTTTACTACCTGAAGGCTAACGGAACAAAAAACCTTGACAGGCTCAGGATCAGAACTCCAACCTTCGCTAATATACCAACACTGCTTAAAATGCTTCCGGGAAGCCAGCTTGCAGATGTTCCGGTGCTGATTTTAACAATAGATCCTTGCATTAGCTGTACGGAAAGGTAAGGTGTAAACATGTTTGATATGTTAGGCAGTATAATAAAAAATTTGACGTCCAAGCCCGCTACCAGAAAATATCCTTTTGAGAAGAGGCAGGCTTTTAAAGACTCAAGAGGACAAATAAGCGGAATTGAGATAGATCAATGTATTTTTTGCGGAATATGCCAAAGAAAATGCCCTGCAGATGCATTAGCTGTTAGCAAGGCAGACAAATCCTGGGAAATAGACCAGTTCAGATGTATTATATGCGGTGTATGTGTTGAGGTATGTCCTAAGAAATGCATAAATATGGAAGATGAATATAAAACCTCTGCTTATAAAAAGGAAAAATACAAAGCAGTTCAAAAGGCTGCTCCCCAGCCTCCAGCTCCAAAAGAGGGGCAGTAAGAACGAGGTATATCAGATGCATGAGTATGCCGTAACTAAAGGTCTGGTGTCTATAGCTGTGGAGGAAGCAAAGAAAGCCGGAGCGTCAAGGATAACATTAATAAGGCTTGTTATTGGCGATTTGTCCACAATTATTGATGAATCGGTCCAGATGTATTTCGATATGTTGAGCGAGGGTACAATTGCTCATGGTGCCAAGCTTGAGTTTAGAAGGGTATCTGCCAGGTTTCGCTGCCAGGACTGCGATATGGAGTTTGACAAGCCCAAGAGTGGGTTTGATTGCCCCAAGTGCGGCAAAATGGGTA
This genomic interval from Pseudobacteroides sp. contains the following:
- a CDS encoding NADH-quinone oxidoreductase subunit B family protein; this encodes MGIIEKSRKKSPWIIHYDCTSCNGCDIETLACLTPLYDVERFGIVNVGNPKHADVLVVTGSVNKRNVRVLRNIYEQMPEPKAVVAVGACACTGGVFKECYNVLGGVENVLPVDVYVPGCCPRPEAIMDGIVMALEKINDKAKSKK
- a CDS encoding NADH-quinone oxidoreductase subunit C — protein: MIENAFDISKELLHIEVQDSKINGYRFVTATCVDLGNGTFDVLYHFDKDLELKNYRVNVKKEDELPSISNIYFSALLVENEMKELFGLNVTNIAIDYGGHMLLSDEELNSPMAKQQIVIEQRKGDK
- a CDS encoding nickel-dependent hydrogenase large subunit, producing MGNTVIPFGPQHPVLPEPLHLKLVMEDEVIVEAIPAIGYVHRGLEKLTEVKEFTQNVFIVERICGICSMMHAQAYCQGVETLMNLQIPDRAKYLRVIWAELHRLHSHLLWLGLLADAFGFESLFMQVWRNREKVMDIMEETAGGRVIISVNAIGGTRRDMSPEALRKVAVIVDEIKEDMMQLEKVFMADYTVKHRLVGVGVLDSAIAYELGAVGPMARASGIKQDFRTTGYAAYGELDFEPIVETDGDSYARTMVRLREVYQSVDLIKQAIEKIPDGEISVPVKGMPNGEVISRVEQPRGEVLYYLKANGTKNLDRLRIRTPTFANIPTLLKMLPGSQLADVPVLILTIDPCISCTER
- a CDS encoding 4Fe-4S binding protein, which codes for MFDMLGSIIKNLTSKPATRKYPFEKRQAFKDSRGQISGIEIDQCIFCGICQRKCPADALAVSKADKSWEIDQFRCIICGVCVEVCPKKCINMEDEYKTSAYKKEKYKAVQKAAPQPPAPKEGQ
- the hypA gene encoding hydrogenase maturation nickel metallochaperone HypA, with product MHEYAVTKGLVSIAVEEAKKAGASRITLIRLVIGDLSTIIDESVQMYFDMLSEGTIAHGAKLEFRRVSARFRCQDCDMEFDKPKSGFDCPKCGKMGTLTDSGKEFYIESMEVDN